From Drosophila yakuba strain Tai18E2 chromosome 2L, Prin_Dyak_Tai18E2_2.1, whole genome shotgun sequence, one genomic window encodes:
- the LOC6527180 gene encoding protein SMG8, producing the protein MMKDYYTWTYPDIPENVSQELRQLKSSLVVVGIVGRSKCDQANKMQAFGMEPPIEHKAKEGQVQCYYKLGTSSLLLHFETTYDEAILGQMIDVCMEDVETPFDFDSFYERMRCRFVRMMLLALHACHIVVYVETGQTFDPTLVTVFQLLKFAREQHLMQFLPQMLRETPSARMSERARLCAPRILFLFENFPRDEPKTRECVSAYEFQTEDCIYELLRHHNIVTNSSSSSLVALPNNKQFVFFNAHEQLHEDKLLKAIDCLNQAMYKPDAKEEEEDLEILELAPFEGFVKPYNLPVDDKELEKQQYKQDHTVWHFLQRHVQDALLGCFDEGSFKQHSQQGQFQLLNIHEWHNYMATLHKLLVENAKDPNQETSNEDYKLFLKSFDESLNYEKKFWAHLCELGLKKGIAAYKNAAPANYGNSTHRQLLADATVAFEEEGRGPQAKAALAKMAAICQKHWQDGRQQCEQLSLRSHPCTLPKNLPHEKHNSGVIHISSCNCGRTQGRREDPFNLRQANYEFYEHIAQMCNLCVKVKQYQLPIFEPSVSDYRAAAFEAAFPLLHTGKSGAPQDEDGEEDAEDEEGQEQQQPAEEQRQNTASNGCSQPLSPTFGSDLNMSIAGFGASLNESQASSEQLSNSEQNSTSSGTSSADTENELVVELQELHAKKEARDDAGPADAFSTSTTEYLPGLVHTVSNFGLLPLFPSWSLACVGPSSIYSHNTGLQEHFQSGFLSGANFLLPWDVQLRLVHAPKQQHHTHHQQQHLGKKQQRWKKQGDRLSLKIFVGMEYECSRGHRFMMCAPDRVLRGGADIERETCSKVVHNNMPLYYPCPCRSQTSYLAQLMRIHVVTPKAPVNIIVDPKVCVGKGKYTFTLGSIVPPRLSQSAYWIIRLPYVYQGDDVLIAPPEKLEPDDPLAGGYLLPGMFGVAETDPTLDLNEPGRMGASAAGNFTRI; encoded by the exons ATGATGAAGGACTACTACACCTGGACTTACCCGGATATACCCGAAAATGTGTC ACAGGAGCTGCGGCAACTGAAGAGCTCGCTAGTTGTGGTCGGAATCGTTGGCCGGTCGAAATGCGACCAGGCCAACAAGATGCAGGCCTTCGGCATGGAACCGCCCATAGAGCACAAAGCGAAGGAGGGCCAGGTGCAGTGTTACTACAAGCTGGGCACCTCCAGCCTGTTGCTGCACTTCGAAACCACCTACGACGAGGCAATTCTGGGCCAGATGATAGATGTATGCATGGAGGATGTGGAGACTCCCTTCGACTTCGACAGTTTCTACGAGAGGATGCGATGCCGCTTCGTGCGCATGATGCTGCTGGCCCTGCATGCCTGCCACATTGTGGTCTACGTGGAAACTGGGCAGACATTCGACCCGACGCTGGTCACCGTGTTCCAGTTGCTTAAGTTCGCCAGGGAACAGCATTTGATGCAGTTCCTGCCACAAATGCTTAGGGAAACGCCTTCCGCCAGGATGAGCGAAAGGGCACGACTGTGCGCGCCTAGGATTCTTTTCCTATTCGAGAACTTTCCCCGTGACGAGCCCAAGACTCGCGAATGCGTCTCTGCCTACGAGTTCCAGACGGAGGACTGCATCTACGAACTTTTGCGTCACCACAACATCGTGAccaatagcagcagcagttcgCTCGTGGCACTTcccaacaacaaacaattCGTCTTCTTTAACGCACACGAACAGTTGCATGAGGACAAGCTGCTAAAGGCCATCGATTGCCTCAATCAGGCAATGTACAAGCCAGATGCTaaagaggaggaggaagaccTAGAGATTTTGGAGTTGGCTCCCTTCGAAGGCTTCGTCAAGCCCTATAACTTGCCGGTCGATGACAAGGAGTTGGAGAAGCAGCAGTACAAGCAGGACCACACCGTATGGCACTTTCTGCAGCGACACGTTCAGGACGCCTTGTTGGGCTGCTTCGATGAGGGCTCCTTCAAGCAGCACTCACAGCAGGGGCAGTTCCAGCTCCTTAATATCCACGAGTGGCACAATTACATGGCCACGCTGCACAAGTTGCTGGTGGAGAACGCAAAGGATCCCAACCAAGAAACCAGCAATGAGGATTAT AAACTCTTCCTGAAAAGCTTCGACGAGAGCTTGAACTATGAGAAAAA GTTTTGGGCTCACCTCTGCGAACTGGGCCTGAAGAAGGGCATCGCCGCCTACAAGAACGCTGCACCCGCGAACTATGGCAACTCCACGCACCGACAACTTCTGGCGGATGCCACCGTTGCCTTCGAGGAGGAAGGTCGCGGCCCACAGGCGAAGGCGGCACTGGCGAAGATGGCAGCCATATGCCAGAAGCACTGGCAGGATGGACGTCAGCAGTGCGAGCAGCTTAGCCTGCGATCCCATCCCTGCACACTGCCCAAAAACCTGCCGCACGAGAAGCACAACAGCGGAGTGATCCACATCTCCAGCTGCAACTGCGGTCGCACTCAGGGCCGCCGAGAGGATCCGTTCAACCTGCGACAAGCGAACTACGAGTTCTACGAGCACATCGCCCAAATGTGCAACCTATGCGTTAAGGTCAAGCAGTACCAACTGCCAATTTTCGAGCCCTCGGTGAGTGATTACCGTGCGGCGGCCTTTGAAGCTGCGTTTCCTCTGCTCCACACGGGAAAAAGTGGTGCGCCGCAAGACGAAGACGGCGAGGAAGACGCGGAGGACGAGGAGGGtcaggagcaacagcagccggcGGAGGAGCAGAGACAGAACACCGCCAGCAACGGCTGCTCACAGCCCCTCTCGCCCACCTTTGGCTCCGATTTGAACATGTCCATTGCCGGATTTGGAGCCTCGCTGAACGAGTCACAAGCTAGTTCTGAGCAGCTATCCAATTCCGAGCAAAATTCCACGAGCAGTGGCACCTCCAGCGCCGATACGGAGAACGAACTTGTGGTTGAGCTCCAGGAGCTCCATGCCAAGAAGGAGGCTCGCGATGACGCCGGCCCAGCCGATGCCttctccacctccaccacGGAGTATCTGCCGGGCTTGGTGCACACTGTCAGCAACTTTGGCCTGCTGCCGCTCTTCCCAAGCTGGTCGCTGGCCTGTGTGGGTCCCAGTTCCATTTACAGCCACAACACCGGGCTGCAGGAGCACTTCCAGAGCGGCTTCTTGTCCGGCGCCAATTTCCTGCTGCCCTGGGACGTCCAATTGCGGCTAGTCCATGCTCCCAAGCAGCAACACCACACGCAccatcagcaacagcatctTGGAAAGAAGCAGCAGCGCTGGAAAAAGCAAGGCGATCGGCTGTCTCTCAAAATATTCGTGGGCATGGAGTACGAGTGCTCCCGCGGACATCGGTTCATGATGTGTGCCCCGGATCGGGTGTTGCGCGGTGGAGCAGACATCGAGCGGGAGACCTGCAGCAAGGTTGTGCACAACAACATGCCGCTCTACTATCCCTGTCCCTGCCGGTCCCAGACGAGCTATCTAGCGCAGCTGATGCGCATCCATGTGGTGACGCCCAAGGCGCCGGTCAACATCATTGTCGATCCCAAGGTGTGCGTAGGCAAAGGAAAGTACACCTTCACCTTGGGCAGCATAGTGCCCCCGCGCCTGTCGCAGAGCGCCTATTGGATCATCCGGCTGCCCTACGTCTACCAGGGAGACGATGTCCTCATCGCTCCGCCCGAGAAACTGGAACCGGACGATCCGCTGGCCGGTGGCTATCTCCTGCCTGGAATGTTCGGCGTGGCGGAGACGGATCCAACGCTGGATCTGAATGAGCCAGGCAGGATGGGAGCTTCTGCAGCGGGAAATTTCACTAGGAtctaa